One stretch of Streptomyces sp. 135 DNA includes these proteins:
- a CDS encoding response regulator transcription factor — protein sequence MPTPAPSLRVVLAEDSVLLREGLIGVLSRFGHETVAAVGDAEALRDAVSAYEPDIVVTDVRMPPGFQDEGLRAAVALRAQRPMLPVLVLSQYVQRSYAAELLDTGDGTGVGYLLKDRVGQVEQFIEGLTRVARGGTVVDPEVVRQLLRRRRDPLEQLTPREREVLALVAEGKSNGAIAAELVVSEAAVGKHIGNILGKLDLPPADGIHRRVLAVLAYLRG from the coding sequence GTGCCAACCCCAGCCCCAAGCCTGAGAGTCGTCCTCGCAGAGGACAGCGTGCTGCTACGCGAGGGCCTCATAGGCGTCCTCAGCCGCTTCGGACACGAAACGGTCGCCGCGGTCGGCGACGCGGAGGCGCTGCGGGACGCCGTATCGGCGTACGAACCGGACATCGTCGTCACCGATGTGCGGATGCCGCCCGGCTTCCAGGACGAGGGACTGCGGGCGGCGGTCGCGCTCAGGGCGCAGCGGCCGATGCTGCCGGTCCTCGTGCTCAGCCAGTACGTCCAACGGTCCTACGCCGCCGAGCTCCTGGACACCGGGGACGGCACCGGCGTCGGCTACCTGCTCAAGGACCGCGTGGGCCAGGTCGAGCAGTTCATCGAGGGACTCACGCGGGTCGCGCGGGGCGGCACGGTCGTCGACCCGGAGGTCGTACGGCAGTTGCTGCGGCGGCGGCGCGACCCGCTGGAGCAGCTGACGCCGCGCGAGCGCGAGGTGCTCGCGCTGGTCGCCGAGGGGAAGTCGAACGGGGCGATCGCGGCTGAACTGGTCGTCTCCGAGGCGGCGGTGGGCAAGCACATCGGCAACATCCTGGGGAAGCTGGACCTGCCGCCGGCGGACGGAATCCACCGCAGGGTGCTGGCGGTCCTGGCGTATCTGCGGGGGTGA